From Parasphaerochaeta coccoides DSM 17374, a single genomic window includes:
- a CDS encoding S-ribosylhomocysteine lyase: MEKIPSFTVNHLVLEPGIYISRTDNLGERSLITYDVRMTTPNKEPVMNTAEVHTIEHLGATFLRNHPHHKDDVIYFGPMGCRTGFYLILKDGVIHEEVLALVKDMYAFISTYEGEIPGASARDCGNWQDQNLPMARYYAQRYFAVLNALEDCSFVYKD, translated from the coding sequence ATGGAAAAGATTCCCAGTTTCACTGTCAACCATCTGGTGCTGGAGCCCGGCATCTACATCTCCCGCACGGATAATCTGGGAGAACGCTCGCTTATAACCTATGATGTGAGGATGACAACACCGAACAAGGAACCTGTGATGAATACGGCGGAGGTACATACCATTGAACATCTGGGAGCTACGTTCCTGCGCAACCATCCCCACCATAAGGATGATGTGATTTATTTCGGTCCCATGGGATGCAGGACTGGTTTCTACTTAATCCTGAAAGACGGAGTAATCCACGAGGAAGTCCTTGCGTTGGTCAAGGACATGTATGCCTTCATCAGTACCTATGAGGGAGAGATACCCGGAGCGTCCGCCAGGGACTGCGGCAACTGGCAGGACCAGAATCTACCCATGGCCCGTTACTATGCCCAGCGTTATTTTGCCGTCCTGAATGCCCTGGAAGACTGCTCATTTGTTTACAAAGACTGA
- a CDS encoding 5'-methylthioadenosine/adenosylhomocysteine nucleosidase produces the protein MEAVIIAAMFEEISPLRERLSPRPLMQRGVFRLEKASWETLDIMLVQCGIGKANAAAATSIALEKFSPQIILNMGSVGSLSPELEVGDISLIEEFTYHDADATVFGYALGQIPRMPATYATDITPFLNLPHEGYAVKPGVLVTGDMFSTDDRRIEAIRRNFPRATVLDMEGTAIAQTASHYGLGLISVKSVSDKAGKDADDSFRANLEKASRNCTDYVLKILETLL, from the coding sequence ATGGAAGCTGTCATCATCGCCGCCATGTTCGAGGAGATATCACCGTTACGGGAGAGGCTTTCACCCCGCCCGCTCATGCAGAGAGGTGTCTTCCGGCTTGAGAAGGCATCATGGGAAACCCTGGACATCATGCTGGTACAATGCGGCATTGGCAAGGCGAACGCTGCGGCGGCAACATCCATTGCTTTGGAAAAATTCTCTCCGCAGATAATCCTGAACATGGGATCCGTAGGTTCTTTGTCACCAGAGCTTGAGGTCGGGGACATATCCCTCATCGAGGAGTTCACGTACCATGACGCGGATGCTACGGTCTTTGGCTACGCCCTTGGCCAGATACCCCGCATGCCGGCAACATATGCCACGGATATCACTCCGTTCCTCAACCTTCCCCATGAGGGTTATGCGGTGAAGCCGGGCGTTCTGGTGACCGGAGACATGTTCTCTACTGACGACAGGCGCATCGAAGCCATCCGCCGGAATTTCCCACGGGCAACCGTCCTGGACATGGAAGGAACCGCTATAGCCCAGACGGCATCCCATTACGGACTTGGGCTGATATCGGTGAAATCAGTCTCTGACAAAGCCGGGAAGGATGCTGATGACAGTTTCCGCGCCAATCTTGAAAAAGCCTCGCGCAATTGTACTGATTATGTACTGAAAATCCTGGAAACCCTGCTGTAA
- a CDS encoding carbohydrate ABC transporter permease produces METSGKRSISRRQEHWGKPGKLEKPGKASPYLYFLPAVALAVIFSYWPFIKTLVNSFHIVNFKGELVRFVGLENYTRLAANASFLTSLKNTARFTLIFTPVNMVVCLGLAILCQRRRRGSSFNELLFFLPMAVSMSSAALIFKALFNPTIGIVNWALGTDINWFNDPAHAMTTLVVLGVWLDVGLNFILLLTALRNVPRPYLEAVAMEGSSWWRALLSIQLPLISPTLIFVFMTGVKNAMLMSGPVIIMTEGGPYRSTQTVVFQMYLEGFTSGNYTLGSTLSVVIFLFTLMVMLGILAFEKRRVYYS; encoded by the coding sequence ATGGAAACTAGTGGAAAAAGGAGCATCTCAAGACGGCAGGAACACTGGGGAAAGCCTGGAAAGTTGGAAAAACCGGGAAAAGCGTCTCCCTATCTGTATTTCCTGCCTGCCGTGGCGCTTGCCGTGATCTTCTCTTACTGGCCGTTCATCAAGACGCTGGTCAATAGCTTCCATATAGTCAATTTCAAAGGTGAACTGGTGCGTTTCGTCGGTCTGGAGAACTATACGCGGTTGGCGGCCAATGCCAGCTTTCTCACCAGCCTGAAGAATACGGCACGCTTCACCCTGATCTTCACTCCGGTGAACATGGTGGTATGCCTCGGCCTGGCCATCCTGTGCCAGCGGCGGCGTCGGGGTTCTTCTTTCAATGAGCTGCTGTTTTTCCTCCCCATGGCCGTGTCGATGTCCAGTGCCGCCCTGATTTTCAAGGCGTTGTTCAATCCGACCATCGGAATCGTGAATTGGGCGCTGGGGACTGACATCAATTGGTTCAACGATCCTGCCCATGCAATGACCACGCTGGTGGTTCTGGGCGTATGGCTTGATGTCGGCCTGAATTTCATCCTCTTGCTCACAGCCTTGCGCAACGTGCCGCGACCCTATCTTGAGGCGGTGGCCATGGAAGGCAGCTCCTGGTGGCGTGCCTTGCTCTCCATCCAACTGCCCCTGATATCCCCTACCTTGATATTCGTCTTCATGACGGGTGTCAAGAATGCCATGCTGATGTCCGGACCGGTAATCATCATGACCGAAGGCGGCCCCTACCGATCCACCCAGACAGTAGTTTTCCAGATGTACCTGGAAGGTTTCACCAGCGGCAACTACACCTTGGGTTCAACCTTGAGCGTAGTCATCTTCCTTTTTACCCTTATGGTGATGCTGGGCATCCTTGCCTTTGAGAAAAGGAGGGTGTACTACTCATGA
- a CDS encoding carbohydrate ABC transporter permease, translating to MKFTYDMVRRHRKAQDIALGASAAILGIIVVFPILYTISASLFRMSDFAQWPPRLWTSSPSWDNYLRVFRNSLMVRYVYNSLGTALIGTIFRGAISILAGYAAAVLSFRGRDFLFVFILATMLVPSDALLIENYLTVMRLGWTNTWVGILSIQILAPVNMLMYRQYFKTIPREYREVAMISGCGDFGYLRMIVLPISMPIVLTLSLQSFISIWNSYLWPLLVTTDQNMRTVQVGITMLGFSESLDYGPLFAALAVIMVPSIVIFALLRKRIMDGILGNITTTL from the coding sequence ATGAAATTCACGTATGACATGGTGCGCCGCCACCGCAAGGCTCAGGACATAGCACTGGGAGCAAGCGCTGCCATTCTGGGCATCATTGTGGTCTTTCCCATACTTTATACCATTTCCGCATCCTTGTTCCGGATGAGTGACTTTGCCCAGTGGCCTCCGCGCCTATGGACCAGCAGTCCCTCATGGGACAACTACCTGCGGGTTTTCCGCAACTCCCTGATGGTTCGCTATGTGTATAATTCCTTGGGTACTGCCTTGATCGGGACGATTTTCCGTGGAGCCATCTCAATCCTGGCCGGGTATGCCGCCGCAGTGCTTTCCTTCCGTGGCCGTGACTTCCTGTTCGTCTTCATTCTGGCTACCATGCTGGTTCCGTCCGATGCGCTTCTGATAGAAAACTACCTGACAGTCATGCGTCTGGGATGGACCAACACGTGGGTTGGCATCCTGTCCATACAGATTCTTGCGCCGGTGAACATGCTGATGTACCGCCAGTACTTCAAGACGATTCCACGGGAATACCGTGAAGTGGCTATGATCAGCGGCTGCGGGGACTTCGGATACCTGCGGATGATAGTATTGCCCATCTCCATGCCTATCGTCCTGACGTTGTCCCTCCAGTCCTTCATCTCCATCTGGAACTCATACCTCTGGCCGCTGTTGGTCACCACCGACCAGAACATGCGTACCGTTCAGGTCGGCATCACCATGCTTGGGTTCTCGGAGAGCCTGGACTACGGCCCGTTGTTTGCCGCCCTTGCCGTAATCATGGTTCCGTCCATTGTCATCTTCGCTTTGCTGCGCAAGAGAATCATGGACGGCATCCTGGGAAATATAACCACTACCCTGTGA
- a CDS encoding ABC transporter substrate-binding protein, whose product MKKTIRTMGFLFSFLFIALCLGTATLFAAGSREHERVSSGSRTVTWWHSNSGLRGQATDDLVAAFNATIGQEKGITVQAVYQGAATDITTKLRAVFQSGRAHDLPDIAQVDATGIIDVRASRELVPLNNLAARDGFDLSVIEPAALQSLMYKDTILGMPFNNSTILLYYNKTAFDEAGLDRAPRTLSEMADYAAKLTRRKTDGSIERHGFANVPTTYELVSWIGQQHVQQNGVSYLTDKRNGHDGNPTKVVFDENGTMKTFLTQWRKVWEAGGLANLTSGLTGEFAAGKVTMIVASTSNLTTILQTIDGRFELGVAYFPRVTENSDGGVNIGGGSLMAFDRGLNQTDAAWEFIKFASSAEQQFIWLEKTGYFPVNLGTYDLPETKEFLARNPLFQVAIDQLHDSNPALYGLWVPSAYQIYYVFQNGIRDFLENNRDIDATIATLSKEITTYLDDFNRANPE is encoded by the coding sequence ATGAAAAAGACGATACGCACGATGGGTTTTCTGTTCAGTTTTCTGTTCATTGCGCTTTGCCTGGGAACCGCCACGCTCTTTGCGGCGGGCTCCCGCGAACACGAGCGCGTATCCTCCGGATCACGAACTGTCACCTGGTGGCATTCGAACAGTGGCTTGCGGGGACAGGCGACCGACGACCTCGTCGCGGCCTTCAATGCGACGATTGGTCAGGAAAAAGGCATAACGGTGCAGGCCGTCTATCAGGGTGCCGCGACGGACATCACCACAAAGCTGCGTGCAGTCTTCCAAAGCGGCAGGGCGCATGATCTTCCCGACATTGCCCAGGTTGACGCCACAGGCATCATTGATGTACGAGCGTCCCGTGAGCTTGTTCCCCTTAATAACCTGGCCGCCCGCGACGGATTTGACCTAAGCGTCATAGAACCTGCCGCCTTACAGTCTCTGATGTACAAGGACACAATTCTCGGCATGCCGTTCAACAACTCCACCATCCTGCTGTACTACAACAAGACGGCCTTTGATGAAGCAGGACTTGACCGCGCTCCCCGTACCTTGTCGGAAATGGCTGACTATGCGGCCAAGCTGACCCGCCGCAAAACGGACGGCAGCATTGAACGCCATGGCTTTGCCAATGTTCCCACCACCTATGAGTTGGTGTCGTGGATAGGCCAACAGCATGTCCAACAAAATGGCGTGTCCTACCTGACCGACAAGCGTAATGGTCATGACGGCAATCCCACCAAGGTCGTCTTTGATGAAAACGGAACCATGAAGACATTCCTCACCCAATGGCGTAAGGTGTGGGAAGCCGGAGGGCTGGCAAATCTGACCAGCGGACTGACCGGAGAATTTGCCGCTGGCAAGGTGACCATGATTGTCGCATCGACCAGCAACCTGACCACAATCCTCCAAACCATCGACGGGCGTTTCGAGCTTGGCGTGGCATACTTCCCACGGGTCACGGAAAATTCTGACGGTGGAGTGAACATCGGCGGTGGTTCGTTGATGGCCTTCGACAGGGGGTTGAACCAGACTGATGCGGCATGGGAGTTCATCAAATTCGCGTCCAGCGCGGAGCAACAGTTCATCTGGCTGGAAAAAACAGGCTATTTCCCCGTCAACCTCGGAACCTACGATCTGCCCGAAACCAAGGAGTTCCTTGCCAGGAATCCTCTGTTCCAGGTGGCGATAGACCAGCTCCATGACAGCAATCCCGCCTTGTACGGGCTATGGGTTCCCTCCGCCTACCAGATATACTATGTGTTCCAGAACGGCATCCGCGACTTCCTTGAGAACAATCGGGACATTGACGCGACCATTGCCACTCTGTCCAAAGAAATCACTACCTATCTGGATGATTTCAACAGGGCGAATCCGGAGTGA
- a CDS encoding sugar phosphate isomerase/epimerase family protein, whose amino-acid sequence MKGYMKGLATSTNIISFRRSGGHAPMISFMDVLSAHGWKNLDLNFCEMMNPESTLRTEESSVYLERLMHLREKHGFVYMQSHAPYVRDRFAMKDDEGRESDVLMAKAIRISASLGIPHVVVHPAPLPSDRPRREIISRNVAWLSPFVELASGLGVALALENLDAENEIHDADELCTLADAFGKAPVGICYDFGHANMHGKRDHAAFLRTVGKRLTATHVADNNGTEDEHLLPFHGTIAWEECLPILSGIGYDGYLTYEIMFFSRHLPEQTKGAFLDYALATGNHLMELAAKPTFV is encoded by the coding sequence ATGAAAGGGTACATGAAAGGATTGGCGACCAGTACCAATATCATCAGCTTCCGACGTTCGGGCGGGCATGCCCCGATGATTTCCTTCATGGATGTCCTTTCCGCCCATGGGTGGAAGAATCTTGATTTGAATTTCTGCGAGATGATGAACCCAGAATCCACGCTGAGGACGGAAGAATCTTCCGTGTATCTCGAAAGGCTGATGCACTTGCGCGAGAAGCATGGCTTCGTCTACATGCAGAGCCATGCGCCTTATGTACGAGACCGCTTTGCAATGAAGGATGATGAGGGCAGGGAATCTGATGTCCTGATGGCAAAGGCCATAAGGATATCCGCCTCCTTGGGCATTCCCCATGTTGTCGTCCATCCCGCTCCCCTCCCGTCAGACAGACCACGCAGGGAAATCATCTCCCGCAACGTTGCGTGGCTCTCTCCTTTCGTAGAACTGGCCTCCGGCCTGGGTGTGGCGCTTGCCCTTGAGAACCTGGACGCGGAAAATGAGATTCATGATGCAGACGAACTCTGTACTTTGGCCGATGCGTTCGGCAAGGCTCCTGTGGGAATCTGCTATGATTTCGGACATGCCAACATGCACGGGAAGCGCGACCATGCCGCCTTTCTCCGTACCGTAGGCAAACGCCTGACGGCCACCCATGTGGCGGACAATAATGGGACGGAGGATGAGCACCTCCTGCCCTTCCATGGAACGATAGCATGGGAGGAATGTCTTCCGATACTCTCCGGGATAGGATACGACGGATATCTGACCTATGAAATCATGTTCTTTTCACGGCATCTGCCAGAGCAGACCAAGGGAGCTTTCCTTGATTATGCGCTGGCAACTGGCAATCATTTGATGGAACTGGCGGCTAAACCAACCTTTGTTTAA
- a CDS encoding MerR family transcriptional regulator produces the protein MLHDTTGNMEDGKYRIGELARKAKVTVRTVRYYESLGLLKTQARTGGGQRFYTDADLVYLRRLLQLKALDFSLEDIGRIIRMGAEDVTGEKRRVALLKQYRGKLSDAMEKRLDLDRRIDELEWHVRQLSSVGVAFQQCPGSACAGCEFSDRCMFFRDDED, from the coding sequence ATGCTTCATGATACAACAGGAAACATGGAAGATGGTAAATACCGGATAGGAGAGCTGGCGCGGAAAGCCAAGGTCACTGTCCGGACAGTACGCTATTATGAGTCGCTCGGCTTGTTGAAAACACAGGCAAGGACTGGCGGAGGTCAGAGATTCTATACCGATGCGGACTTGGTCTATCTGCGCCGCTTGCTACAATTGAAAGCCCTCGACTTTTCCCTGGAGGACATCGGTCGCATCATCAGGATGGGCGCGGAGGACGTGACAGGGGAGAAGCGGCGGGTTGCCTTGCTCAAGCAGTATAGGGGAAAGTTGAGCGATGCCATGGAGAAGCGTCTTGATCTTGACCGTCGCATCGATGAGCTGGAATGGCATGTCCGTCAGCTTTCCTCGGTTGGCGTAGCCTTTCAGCAATGCCCTGGTTCAGCCTGCGCGGGGTGCGAGTTCTCCGACCGCTGCATGTTCTTCCGTGATGATGAAGATTAA
- the radC gene encoding RadC family protein translates to MKYSSNHADSSTIIKEMPVEDRPREKMMTRGATSLSDRELVMILLGSGSRKRPVCTLANDLLEILDRTDNPSMETLLTIKGMGQAKAAVICAAWELGRRKPPKRRIFIQSPPDVYPLIRHYADRTREHFICVALNGAHEVISVDVVSIGLVNRTLVHPREVFALPMKNRAVAVIVAHNHPSGNLTPSPEDLDVTHRLKIAGDVVGINVLDHLIFSEESFYSLLEGGEF, encoded by the coding sequence ATGAAATACTCATCAAACCACGCTGACAGTTCTACCATCATCAAGGAAATGCCGGTCGAGGATCGTCCGCGGGAAAAAATGATGACCCGTGGCGCGACATCCCTTTCCGACAGGGAGCTGGTCATGATTCTCCTGGGTTCCGGCAGCAGGAAGCGTCCGGTATGTACCTTGGCCAATGACCTGCTTGAAATCCTTGACAGAACCGATAACCCTTCCATGGAGACGCTTTTGACCATAAAGGGCATGGGACAGGCAAAAGCGGCGGTAATCTGCGCCGCATGGGAGCTGGGCAGGCGCAAGCCGCCCAAGCGGAGAATCTTCATCCAGTCCCCGCCTGATGTATACCCCTTAATCAGGCATTACGCCGACAGGACACGGGAACATTTCATCTGCGTCGCCCTCAATGGCGCCCATGAGGTAATCAGCGTGGATGTCGTATCAATCGGATTGGTCAACAGGACGCTTGTCCATCCCAGGGAAGTATTCGCCTTGCCCATGAAGAACCGGGCGGTGGCAGTCATCGTCGCCCATAATCATCCGTCCGGGAATCTGACTCCCAGTCCCGAAGACCTTGACGTGACACATCGCCTCAAAATTGCCGGAGACGTCGTGGGCATTAATGTACTCGACCATCTGATCTTTTCCGAGGAAAGTTTCTATTCACTGCTTGAAGGCGGGGAATTTTGA
- a CDS encoding cation diffusion facilitator family transporter, which produces MKKKERTTRQISSKDGGSSSLPARKALAAAFISTFANALLSIAKLVAGIMGGSAALVSDAVNSLGDVASSLLVIGGVAVSRKQADREHQYGHEKAESIVSLFLALALVGGGIFIGIRGVELLLNPESIVIPTLLPLAVAAGTMVSKEVLYRYTKRVAKATGSSSLEATAWDHRSDVFSALGVFVGILGARLGMPVLEPIASLLICLLILKAGVHVLMESINVLLDASVDEKTRASLKSAIKSINGVLGIDLLKTRRTGFGYYVEVEIRCDSELSLRAAHNIAEDVHHSIEHQFPCAKHVTVHVNPAGESVDGTFHAPDGNVPPPVAVSQNSPPSSSE; this is translated from the coding sequence ATGAAAAAGAAGGAACGGACAACCCGCCAGATATCAAGCAAGGACGGGGGTTCATCCTCCTTGCCAGCACGGAAAGCCCTGGCCGCGGCATTCATATCCACGTTCGCCAATGCCCTTCTGAGCATCGCCAAATTGGTTGCGGGAATCATGGGAGGATCCGCTGCATTGGTCAGCGACGCAGTCAACTCCCTTGGGGATGTTGCTTCCAGCCTCTTGGTAATCGGCGGCGTCGCCGTGAGCCGGAAACAGGCGGATCGCGAGCATCAATACGGTCATGAGAAGGCGGAAAGCATTGTATCGCTTTTCCTTGCCTTGGCTCTGGTCGGCGGCGGCATATTCATAGGAATCCGTGGCGTAGAGCTTTTGCTCAACCCTGAATCCATTGTCATTCCTACCCTTCTTCCCCTGGCGGTTGCCGCGGGAACCATGGTGAGCAAGGAAGTTCTCTATCGCTATACCAAACGCGTAGCGAAGGCTACCGGCTCGTCCTCCCTGGAGGCCACGGCATGGGATCATCGTTCCGATGTATTCAGTGCGCTTGGTGTATTCGTCGGCATACTTGGCGCCAGACTCGGCATGCCTGTGCTGGAACCTATTGCATCACTTCTCATCTGTCTTCTGATTCTTAAGGCGGGCGTTCATGTCTTGATGGAGTCAATCAATGTCCTTCTTGACGCTTCGGTCGATGAAAAAACACGTGCATCCCTTAAATCTGCCATCAAATCAATCAATGGAGTTCTCGGTATAGATTTGCTCAAGACACGGAGAACCGGCTTCGGCTATTATGTCGAGGTGGAAATCCGCTGTGACAGCGAGCTTTCCCTGCGTGCGGCCCACAACATAGCAGAAGATGTCCACCATTCCATAGAACATCAGTTTCCTTGCGCAAAGCATGTGACTGTCCATGTGAATCCCGCAGGGGAGTCTGTAGACGGGACTTTCCATGCTCCTGATGGCAATGTCCCGCCGCCTGTCGCCGTAAGTCAAAATTCCCCGCCTTCAAGCAGTGAATAG
- the hisIE gene encoding bifunctional phosphoribosyl-AMP cyclohydrolase/phosphoribosyl-ATP diphosphatase HisIE, producing the protein MMPVDFAKGNGLVPAIVQDAETRRVLMLGYMNEEALRLTEEKRRVTFWSRSRGKLWTKGETSGNYLELREILHDCDNDTLLIKAVPSGPVCHTGADTCFDENNKPEDIISTEFLFYLEQVIHDRREHPVEGSYTNHLFSRGLNRIAQKVGEEAVELIIESKDDNRNLFLGEVADLMYHLLVLLAAKNVQLADVIEVLKGRHSR; encoded by the coding sequence ATGATGCCTGTTGATTTTGCCAAAGGGAATGGCTTGGTTCCGGCCATTGTCCAGGATGCCGAGACCCGCAGGGTTCTGATGCTCGGTTACATGAATGAAGAAGCCCTGCGTCTTACTGAAGAAAAAAGACGTGTGACATTCTGGTCACGTTCCCGCGGGAAGCTCTGGACAAAAGGGGAAACCAGCGGAAATTACCTTGAGCTGCGTGAGATACTCCATGACTGTGACAATGATACGCTTCTCATCAAGGCAGTTCCTTCAGGACCAGTATGCCATACCGGAGCGGACACGTGCTTCGATGAGAATAACAAGCCAGAGGACATCATCTCTACCGAATTTCTTTTCTATCTTGAACAGGTGATTCACGACCGCAGGGAACATCCTGTGGAAGGCTCCTATACCAACCACCTGTTCAGCCGCGGCTTGAACCGCATTGCCCAGAAAGTGGGTGAGGAAGCGGTCGAACTGATCATTGAAAGCAAGGATGATAACCGCAACCTGTTCTTGGGCGAGGTCGCCGACCTTATGTATCATCTTTTGGTTCTGCTGGCGGCCAAGAACGTCCAGCTTGCCGATGTCATTGAAGTCCTCAAGGGACGGCATAGCCGCTGA
- the hisF gene encoding imidazole glycerol phosphate synthase subunit HisF, with protein sequence MLAKRIIPCLDVRDGRTVKGINFIGLRDAGDPVELGAAYAACGADELVFLDITATVEGRSTFSALVEKIARRIDIPFTVGGGIRTDADVDVLLSSGADKISVNSAAVRDPALLERLARRYGSQCVVCAVDARRSSRFRLPDGEDGWEVYLDGGRTPAGMDALSWVREAAARGAGEILLTSMDKDGTKDGFDIELTRKVASSCSVPVIASGGAGNMEHFFEVFDKGCADAALAASIFHFHEVEMNQLKIFLREHGIVVRIPQGK encoded by the coding sequence ATGCTGGCAAAAAGAATCATTCCCTGTCTGGATGTCCGTGATGGGAGGACAGTCAAGGGCATCAACTTCATCGGCTTGAGGGATGCTGGTGATCCTGTGGAGCTGGGAGCCGCTTACGCGGCATGCGGAGCGGATGAATTGGTATTCCTCGACATCACTGCCACGGTAGAAGGACGTTCGACCTTCAGTGCTTTGGTCGAGAAGATAGCGCGGCGCATTGACATTCCTTTTACTGTAGGTGGAGGCATCAGGACGGATGCCGACGTTGATGTCCTGCTGTCTTCCGGCGCGGATAAGATATCCGTGAACAGTGCCGCAGTGCGTGACCCCGCGTTGCTGGAACGGCTTGCCCGCCGCTATGGTTCCCAATGCGTCGTCTGCGCCGTGGATGCCCGCCGCAGTTCACGGTTCCGCTTGCCGGACGGTGAGGATGGGTGGGAGGTGTATCTTGACGGAGGCCGTACTCCCGCGGGCATGGACGCGCTTTCATGGGTACGTGAAGCCGCCGCGCGAGGAGCCGGGGAAATCCTGCTTACTTCAATGGACAAAGATGGAACCAAGGACGGTTTTGACATTGAACTGACCAGGAAGGTAGCTTCATCCTGTTCCGTGCCGGTGATTGCCAGCGGGGGAGCGGGAAACATGGAACATTTCTTTGAAGTATTTGACAAGGGATGTGCTGACGCCGCGCTTGCCGCATCAATCTTTCATTTTCATGAAGTCGAGATGAATCAGTTGAAGATTTTTCTTCGTGAACATGGTATAGTCGTTCGTATTCCGCAAGGAAAGTAG
- a CDS encoding HisA/HisF-related TIM barrel protein, with translation MYLIPAMDIRDGRIVRLSQGDFSRQVSYDLDPLSFALSCERAGLKRLHMVDLDGAAGGEPKNLAVLERIADATSLHIDFGGGIKNSTSLRAALAAGARQVTCGSMAASDRATVLSWLDEFGADVLILGADSHDGYIATHGWKKVSSLPVSDFVGDYLDSGFTTVISTDISRDGMLSGPSCELYASLSAEAVRRNRKLMLIASGGIAALADIRQLAALGLHGVIVGKALYEGRFTLDELGLLQAQLEKEA, from the coding sequence ATGTATCTGATACCTGCCATGGATATACGTGACGGCAGAATCGTCCGTCTGAGCCAGGGAGATTTCTCCCGGCAAGTTTCCTATGATCTTGATCCGCTTTCATTTGCCCTCTCTTGCGAGAGAGCTGGGCTGAAACGTCTCCACATGGTCGATCTTGACGGGGCTGCTGGTGGGGAGCCGAAGAACCTTGCTGTCTTGGAACGGATAGCGGACGCGACATCCCTCCATATTGATTTTGGGGGAGGCATCAAAAATTCCACCAGTCTCCGAGCCGCACTTGCGGCAGGTGCGCGGCAGGTGACGTGTGGAAGCATGGCGGCCTCCGACCGGGCCACGGTCCTGTCATGGCTGGATGAATTTGGAGCGGATGTGCTTATTTTAGGCGCCGACTCCCATGATGGCTATATTGCGACCCATGGATGGAAAAAAGTATCTTCGCTCCCTGTGAGTGACTTTGTCGGAGACTATCTTGACTCTGGCTTTACGACGGTCATTTCAACTGACATATCCCGTGACGGTATGCTTTCCGGTCCTTCCTGTGAGTTGTACGCGAGCCTGTCCGCGGAGGCTGTACGCCGGAACAGGAAGCTCATGCTGATAGCCAGCGGAGGAATAGCTGCCTTGGCCGATATAAGACAACTGGCGGCTTTAGGACTGCATGGTGTCATAGTAGGCAAGGCGCTGTATGAAGGACGTTTCACTCTTGACGAGCTGGGATTGCTCCAGGCTCAGCTGGAAAAGGAGGCATGA
- the hisH gene encoding imidazole glycerol phosphate synthase subunit HisH: protein MVGIVKYGAGNITSVRCALDRLGVTSVVSDDMEKLSSCSHVIFPGVGEASTAMEYLKKAGLDESLKKITRPFLGICLGMQLMCRWSEENSTDCMGIFNSEVGLIHGDINNKVPHMGWNSITPTADDPLFASIPSGEMFYFVHSYRVPVETGTIATCPYAGVTFSAALRIGNHAGVQFHPEKSGPAGAQVLKNFLAQGGEAICI from the coding sequence ATGGTAGGAATCGTGAAATACGGAGCGGGAAACATTACCTCGGTACGGTGCGCGTTGGACAGGCTGGGAGTGACATCAGTAGTAAGTGACGACATGGAGAAGCTATCATCCTGTAGTCATGTTATCTTTCCTGGTGTAGGGGAAGCCTCCACCGCCATGGAGTACCTGAAAAAGGCCGGACTTGATGAAAGTTTGAAGAAAATCACGCGTCCTTTTCTGGGCATCTGTCTGGGGATGCAACTCATGTGCCGGTGGAGCGAGGAAAATTCAACTGACTGTATGGGGATATTTAATTCCGAAGTAGGATTGATACACGGAGATATTAACAATAAAGTACCGCATATGGGCTGGAATTCCATCACCCCCACCGCTGACGACCCCCTATTTGCATCAATTCCATCAGGAGAAATGTTCTACTTTGTCCACAGCTACCGTGTTCCTGTTGAAACGGGAACAATCGCCACATGTCCCTACGCTGGGGTGACGTTTTCCGCTGCCCTGCGCATTGGAAACCATGCCGGTGTACAGTTTCATCCGGAGAAAAGCGGTCCTGCCGGAGCCCAGGTCTTGAAGAATTTTCTTGCCCAGGGAGGTGAAGCCATATGTATCTGA